A genomic segment from Candidatus Nealsonbacteria bacterium encodes:
- a CDS encoding TetR/AcrR family transcriptional regulator has product MNTIIKQTEDVIQDTKKCIVDTARRLFSDSSYLGVSMNDIAKKLNITKAALYYHFTGKTEIYGKVLDEVFNDLSLSIAQASNEVIIDKKLHKLIKNYLDFGSKEKNIIKALMLKLSPADDQITEHITQLRKQVANLIQPVIEEVFASKKLTEKVDVGLLTSLLTSMMDGVLLEYSFLNKKINSAKKSDQIIAALF; this is encoded by the coding sequence ATGAATACGATCATAAAACAGACAGAAGATGTTATTCAAGACACTAAAAAATGCATAGTTGACACTGCCCGTCGACTTTTTTCTGACTCCAGTTATTTAGGAGTTTCGATGAACGACATTGCTAAAAAATTAAATATTACTAAGGCGGCGCTTTATTATCATTTTACCGGAAAAACGGAAATTTATGGAAAGGTGCTTGATGAAGTTTTTAATGATTTGAGTCTGTCTATCGCCCAAGCGTCAAACGAGGTTATAATTGACAAAAAACTGCATAAATTAATTAAAAATTACTTAGACTTCGGTTCTAAAGAAAAAAATATTATTAAAGCTTTAATGTTAAAGTTATCGCCGGCTGACGATCAAATAACAGAACATATTACTCAATTAAGAAAACAAGTCGCCAATCTAATCCAACCGGTAATTGAGGAGGTGTTTGCAAGTAAAAAATTAACCGAAAAAGTTGATGTCGGATTATTAACTTCTTTGCTTACCAGTATGATGGACGGGGTGCTTTTGGAATATTCATTTCTTAATAAAAAAATAAATTCGGCAAAAAAATCAGATCAAATTATTGCCGCTTTATTTTAA
- a CDS encoding glycosyltransferase: MLSIIIPTFNEEKLLPHLLSSLKKQTFKDFEIIVADNNSTDATRSIALKAGAKVVGGGLPACGRNNGAKVAQGEWLLFLDADVILPPNFLEKTMTEIQKRNFSTATCLINPLSDRQIDKFLHEVVNLYLRATKNFFPHAPGFCIFSKKESHELVGGFNEKIRLAEDHDYVLRASKIGNFGLLQSVRIPVSVRRLDKDGRFNISVKYLAVEIHLIFLGPIYSNIFNYKFGHFD; this comes from the coding sequence ATGCTAAGTATTATCATTCCTACTTTTAATGAAGAAAAATTATTACCTCATCTTTTGAGCTCTCTTAAAAAACAGACTTTTAAAGATTTTGAAATTATAGTGGCTGATAATAATTCAACTGATGCCACGCGTTCAATCGCCTTAAAAGCTGGAGCAAAAGTAGTTGGGGGCGGGCTACCGGCTTGCGGTCGCAATAACGGCGCAAAGGTTGCTCAAGGTGAGTGGTTACTTTTTTTAGATGCTGACGTGATTTTGCCACCTAATTTTTTGGAAAAAACAATGACAGAGATTCAAAAGCGGAATTTTTCCACCGCTACATGTTTAATTAATCCTTTAAGTGATAGACAAATTGATAAATTTTTACATGAAGTAGTCAATTTGTATCTTCGGGCAACTAAAAATTTTTTTCCTCATGCGCCAGGCTTCTGTATTTTTAGTAAAAAAGAATCACATGAATTAGTGGGTGGTTTTAATGAAAAAATAAGATTAGCCGAAGATCATGACTATGTTTTGAGGGCAAGCAAAATAGGTAATTTTGGTTTGCTCCAAAGTGTTCGCATACCCGTATCTGTTCGGAGATTGGATAAAGATGGCCGTTTCAATATTTCTGTAAAATATCTTGCCGTTGAAATACATCTCATTTTCTTAGGACCGATATACTCGAATATCTTTAATTATAAATTCGGACACTTTGATTAA
- a CDS encoding NAD(P)/FAD-dependent oxidoreductase yields MKYDLIVIGGGPAGIIAAGRAGELGSRVLLLEKNKELGKKLLMTGKGRCNITNKKENIREFIKEIGPNGKFLFSALSFFGINETIEFFRKIGIRTKIEEDNRVFPVSDKSRDVLKALIDYLKESKVEIRMGAEVKKVVKKDNVIEKVILMNGEELQAKKFIITTGGKSYFRTGSTGDGYRWARELGHTINEPTPSLSPMIMNSKVIKKLEGLSLRDIKLSLYGGDNKKIESVMGDVVFTSDGVSGPSIINMSRKIAKIPVAGFKLKIDLFPDKDFRETEQMIQDHFQEISRKIFSNSLEEFLSPKLIPVIVKLSGIDPEKKVLSITREERKKIIHLLKDLTFELKSLAGFDKAIVTSGGIDLGEIDQKTMKSKFINNLYFAGEVIDLDGPTGGYNLQISWTTGYLAGEMSRVL; encoded by the coding sequence ATGAAATACGACTTAATTGTAATAGGGGGAGGTCCTGCGGGGATAATAGCTGCGGGAAGAGCGGGTGAACTTGGATCTCGTGTTCTTTTGTTGGAAAAAAACAAAGAGCTTGGGAAGAAACTTCTAATGACTGGAAAGGGAAGATGTAATATCACTAATAAAAAAGAAAATATTAGAGAATTTATAAAAGAAATTGGCCCAAATGGAAAGTTCCTTTTTTCGGCACTATCTTTTTTCGGCATTAATGAAACAATAGAGTTTTTTAGAAAAATTGGAATTCGTACAAAGATAGAAGAAGATAATCGGGTTTTTCCGGTTTCAGACAAGTCAAGGGATGTATTAAAAGCATTGATTGATTATCTCAAAGAATCAAAAGTGGAAATACGAATGGGAGCAGAGGTCAAGAAGGTGGTAAAAAAGGACAATGTCATCGAAAAAGTTATTCTTATGAATGGGGAAGAACTGCAGGCTAAAAAATTTATAATAACTACTGGCGGTAAATCATATTTTAGAACCGGTTCTACTGGTGATGGATATAGGTGGGCTAGAGAGTTAGGTCATACTATTAATGAACCAACTCCATCTCTTTCTCCAATGATAATGAATTCTAAGGTTATTAAAAAATTGGAAGGGCTTAGCTTGCGAGACATTAAATTAAGTCTTTATGGGGGAGATAATAAAAAAATTGAATCTGTTATGGGTGATGTAGTCTTTACTTCAGACGGAGTGAGTGGTCCATCAATAATAAATATGAGCAGGAAAATTGCGAAGATTCCTGTAGCTGGATTTAAATTGAAGATTGACCTTTTTCCCGATAAAGATTTCAGAGAAACTGAGCAAATGATCCAAGATCATTTTCAAGAAATTTCAAGAAAAATATTTAGTAATTCGTTGGAAGAATTTCTGTCTCCAAAATTAATACCAGTGATAGTAAAACTTTCAGGTATTGATCCAGAAAAGAAAGTTCTTTCCATTACTAGGGAAGAAAGAAAGAAGATAATTCATTTATTAAAAGATCTAACCTTTGAGTTGAAATCTTTAGCTGGTTTTGATAAAGCGATTGTTACCTCTGGTGGGATTGATTTGGGTGAAATAGATCAGAAAACAATGAAATCTAAGTTTATCAATAATCTATACTTTGCTGGAGAAGTAATTGACCTTGATGGGCCAACAGGTGGATACAATCTTCAAATATCATGGACTACTGGATATCTTGCTGGAGAAATGTCTCGAGTTTTGTAA